The Dehalococcoidales bacterium genome segment TTCCGCAGCTTATTGATATTAGCCGCAAATGGCTAAGAGAATGTGTTACCTTAAAAGATGATGCTTTCTTGCAGATGCTAATTATTAACGAACTGGCACATGATGCTGTGGATAGAATTTACACTTCTATTACAGCAGCCGAAACCGGACCGAAGTATTTAAAGCCTATCTTGAGACAATATGACTTTGTTGGATCAACCAGATACGTTGATTTTGATACTACACGACCAGTGTACCCTACAGTTCCAGATAAGTGCCACATTTCCCACGTCGTTGCCGATACTGAATCATGGGAACAAAAAATGGCTAAAGCTTTAGAAGATATGCCGGAAGTATCTTGTTACGTAAAAAACCATGGTTTGAATTTTCTAATTCCGTATACATTTGAAGGTGTTGAAAGAAACTACATGCCCGATTTCATTGTGCGTATCAATGATGGTAAGACTGATCTATTAAATTTGATTATTGAAGTAAGCGGCGAAAAGAAGAAAGATAAAGCAGCTAAGGTCGCTACCGCCAGGAATTTTTGGGTTCCAGCAATTAATAATCATGGTAGCTTCGGCCGCTGGGCATTTTTGGAAATAGTTGACCCTTGGAATGCAAAAAGTTGCATTCGGTCAAAATTATTTTATGGAGAGGATAATAAAAATGTATAGTAAAGGCAGAAAGACAATAACCGATATTCAGAACGCAGTTGAAAACGGTTTAATACCACCCGAGTTTACTCCTAAACAAGTCAATTCAGCGTTAAAGATCAATTATGGAGGAACATTTCTTCCCAAACATCGAGTAAATAATCCAGGCAATAATACAGAATTGTTTATTCGTCTAAGAAAAGGTTTATACAAGCTTAATAATTAACGAGAAGGAATTACTGATGGCAAAACAGAAACAGGTCAACAATAAGGATATTGATGCAATTCGTCATAAGGATAAGCGGTCGAATATCCCCACAAGTGAACTAAGGGATTTTGCCAAACAGGACGAAGACACCCCTAAGAGAATTCTGTATCCACGCGATCCTTCTCTGGATCCCCAGCTTGTCTGGAAAGGCAAAGACGAACAGGATTCTAAGGATCTTGAAGTACCAGCGGTACCAGTATATATACAGGAAAAGATTCACCCTAAATTCATAATCGAAGATCTTCGAGCCCAAGCCAAAGAAGGCAAACCAGAACAGCTGGATTTCTTTGCTGATTTTAACGGGCTTAATTTTGAAGAGGTAGTCGAGTTTTATCAACATGAGCAGCAATGGACAAACCGTATGATACTTGGTGACTCATTGCTGGTCATGACATCGCTTGCCGAAAAAGAAGGCCTTAAAGGAAAAGTCCAGACAATTTATATGGACCCACCTTATGGAATCAAGTTTGGTTCTAACTGGCAGACGAGCACCCGCAAACGGGATGTAAAGGACGGAAGTGTAACAGATGCGACCAGACAACCAGAGCAGATTAAGGCCTTCCGTGATACCTGGGAACTGGGAATACATTCCTATCTGGCCTATTTGAGAGATAGGCTAGTTGTTGCTAGAGATCTTCTTACCGAAACTGGTAGCTGTTTTCTTCAAATTGGAGATGAAAATGTACATCTGGTAAGGTGCCTAATGGATGAGGTATTTGGGAGTGAGAATATTATATCTATAATATTTTATAAAAAGACTACAGGAGCAGGTAGTTCAGGGGATTTATTAGCTCCACCATCAGTAGGTGATTATATTTTATGGTATGCAAAGCAAAAGTATAATGTTAAATATAGAAGTTTGTTCTCTGAAAAGTGTCTAGGAGGAGAGGGCACATCTGGGTATAAAAAAGTTGAGCTGCGCAATAAAGAAAGGCTCTCTATAGCAGAATGGGAAAGGCAATTTAATACTACTCTTGATATTAATAACATCCCAGATGGGATAGAAATATATACATTAGATAATCTAACGAGTCAATCCGGAGGAGAATCAGGTAGATTCCCAATTGTCCTAAATAATAAAGAATTCCGTATTAAAAGAGGAAGCTGGAAGACAAACGAAGACGGAATTCGGAAATTGATAATTAGTGGCAGGCTCGATACTACAGAACAAAATGGAATCGGTTACGTAAGATACCTCAATGATTTTCCTGTGATGCCAGTTACAAATCTTTGGACTGACACTGTTGGCCAAAATCAATTCAGTGGTGAAAAAATATATGTGGTTCAGACAGCAACAAAGGTTGTCGATCGTTGTCTTCAAATGACGACAGACCCTGGCGATTTAGTTCTAGACCCAACCTGTGGCAGCGGAACAACGGCATATGCTGCGGAACATTTGGGTCGTCGTTGGATAACAATAGATACTAGCCGTGTGGCGCTAGCGCTTGCTCGTACCCGCTTGATGGCAGCAAAATTCCCTTATTACTTATTGGCCGATTCACCAGAAGGCATAAAAAAAGAAACCGAAATTACTGGGCTTATTCCCCCGGATTATAGAACTGATGGGGATATTAAGAAGGGTTTTGTTTATAAACGCATACCTCATATTACCTTAAAATCAATCGCTAATAATCCCGATATCAAAGAAGGGATGAGCCAAAAAGAAATTGATGAGGCAATAGCCCGGCATGCTGATACCGAAATACTCTATGATCAGCCTTATGAGGACAATAAACGCATTCGTGTTACTGGTCCATTTACTGTTGAAAGCCTCTCTCCTCACCGCGTTATAGTAACTGAAGAAGAGCGGCCAAACGCAGAAATTGAAGCCCAAAGAGAGGCTGGAACCGGCCAGTTTGAAACTGTAGTTTTGGAAAATCTCAAAAAGGCTGGTGTACAAAATACAGTAAAACATGAGCGATTAAAATTTACACGCCTTGACCATTACCCTAGTGAATGGCTTCATGCGGAAGGTGAATATATAGAACAAGATGGTGCTATAAAACGGGTTGCAGTATGTATAGGCCCAGAACACGGCACTGTTGGCCCTGAATTAGTTAAAGAAGCTGCTAAAGAAGCAGTCCGAGGAATTGGTTTCGATTTGCTGCTTATATGCGGTTTCGCA includes the following:
- a CDS encoding site-specific DNA-methyltransferase, yielding MAKQKQVNNKDIDAIRHKDKRSNIPTSELRDFAKQDEDTPKRILYPRDPSLDPQLVWKGKDEQDSKDLEVPAVPVYIQEKIHPKFIIEDLRAQAKEGKPEQLDFFADFNGLNFEEVVEFYQHEQQWTNRMILGDSLLVMTSLAEKEGLKGKVQTIYMDPPYGIKFGSNWQTSTRKRDVKDGSVTDATRQPEQIKAFRDTWELGIHSYLAYLRDRLVVARDLLTETGSCFLQIGDENVHLVRCLMDEVFGSENIISIIFYKKTTGAGSSGDLLAPPSVGDYILWYAKQKYNVKYRSLFSEKCLGGEGTSGYKKVELRNKERLSIAEWERQFNTTLDINNIPDGIEIYTLDNLTSQSGGESGRFPIVLNNKEFRIKRGSWKTNEDGIRKLIISGRLDTTEQNGIGYVRYLNDFPVMPVTNLWTDTVGQNQFSGEKIYVVQTATKVVDRCLQMTTDPGDLVLDPTCGSGTTAYAAEHLGRRWITIDTSRVALALARTRLMAAKFPYYLLADSPEGIKKETEITGLIPPDYRTDGDIKKGFVYKRIPHITLKSIANNPDIKEGMSQKEIDEAIARHADTEILYDQPYEDNKRIRVTGPFTVESLSPHRVIVTEEERPNAEIEAQREAGTGQFETVVLENLKKAGVQNTVKHERLKFTRLDHYPSEWLHAEGEYIEQDGAIKRVAVCIGPEHGTVGPELVKEAAKEAVRGIGFDLLLICGFAFDPHVREEAKRYGKLNVLIVNMSPEFLMSDELLKKTGAGNLFMVFGEPDVDIKHHNGKVTIEIKGVDVYDPTTGHVRSNSTDDIACWFI